A DNA window from Macadamia integrifolia cultivar HAES 741 chromosome 4, SCU_Mint_v3, whole genome shotgun sequence contains the following coding sequences:
- the LOC122076081 gene encoding uncharacterized protein LOC122076081, with translation MGIDQNHNEMGEDVADLMFAKRSRCCFCIPCFGSDRSKTGGRGPVWWERIGNPDYDEQLGATNNRNKNSDNEEKKWWRTGLNVLLKVREWSEIAAGPRWKTFIRRFNKNNNNNKGGGVGWKNGKFQYDALSYALNFDEGPGEEDHNDEDRLYRDFSSRYASIPISKSSTDLGRDAPTFT, from the coding sequence ATGGGGATAGATCAGAATCATAATGAGATGGGTGAGGATGTGGCTGATTTAATGTTCGCGAAGAGATCACGTTGCTGCTTCTGCATACCATGTTTCGGGTCCGACAGATCGAAAACCGGCGGTAGAGGTCCGGTTTGGTGGGAGAGAATCGGGAATCCTGACTACGACGAGCAGTTGGGTGCGACAAACAACCGAAACAAAAACTCCGATAACGAAGAGAAGAAGTGGTGGAGGACAGGTTTGAATGTATTATTGAAGGTTAGAGAGTGGTCGGAGATCGCGGCTGGTCCTCGCTGGAAGACTTTCATTCGAAGATTcaacaagaacaacaacaacaataaggGTGGTGGAGTAGGGTGGAAGAACGGGAAATTCCAATACGACGCTTTGAGCTATGCGCTTAACTTTGACGAAGGGCCGGGGGAAGAGGATCATAATGACGAGGATCGCCTCTACCGTGACTTCTCCTCCAGGTATGCTTCAATTCCTATCTCGAAGTCGTCTACGGATCTCGGCAGAGACGCTCCTACTTTCACGTAA